The following coding sequences lie in one Allochromatium vinosum DSM 180 genomic window:
- a CDS encoding lipocalin-like domain-containing protein has product MHRRTCLLALAGLPLTRIVAATAPATDSAGAETDPAIAFDAVLPGRVLRFPDDEGAHPGFRTEWWYVTGWLKGADDDPLGFQITFFRVRTGIGEDNPSAFAPRQLLLAHAAIADPRLGRLRHDQRAARVGFERAGYATDRTHVWLDDWSFEQSDQHYATRVNAEDFAYDLRLAFTGAPMLNGDHGFSRKAPDPRHASYYYSRPHLQVEGQLTLDGRRHAVSGRAWMDHEWSSAYSPEGADGWDWVGLNLDDGGALMAFRMRRPDGTALWAGATRRFPDGRTRSLAPEQVEWLPLRRWRSPRTGIEYPVEWSLRIGGRRYDLRPLMDDQELDSRRSTNTLYWEGAIHILEAGREIGRGYLEMTGYGDRIQVG; this is encoded by the coding sequence ATGCATCGACGCACCTGTCTGCTGGCTCTCGCCGGCCTGCCCCTGACCCGCATCGTGGCGGCGACTGCGCCGGCCACCGACTCTGCCGGCGCGGAGACCGACCCGGCGATCGCTTTCGACGCCGTACTCCCCGGTCGCGTTCTCCGCTTCCCGGACGATGAGGGAGCCCACCCCGGATTCCGCACCGAATGGTGGTATGTGACCGGTTGGCTCAAGGGAGCGGACGACGATCCACTCGGCTTTCAGATCACCTTCTTCCGCGTGCGTACCGGAATCGGTGAGGACAACCCGAGCGCCTTCGCTCCACGCCAGCTGCTACTGGCCCATGCGGCCATCGCCGATCCTCGACTGGGCCGCTTGCGTCACGATCAACGCGCCGCCCGCGTGGGCTTCGAACGCGCTGGATACGCCACGGATCGGACGCACGTCTGGCTCGATGATTGGTCGTTCGAGCAAAGCGATCAGCACTATGCCACGCGTGTGAATGCGGAGGACTTCGCCTATGACCTCCGGCTGGCCTTCACTGGAGCGCCCATGCTCAACGGCGACCATGGGTTCAGCCGCAAGGCGCCCGACCCACGCCATGCCAGCTATTATTACAGCCGGCCACACTTGCAGGTCGAGGGTCAATTGACGCTCGACGGTCGCCGACACGCCGTGAGCGGGCGCGCCTGGATGGATCACGAATGGTCGAGCGCCTACAGCCCGGAAGGCGCCGACGGCTGGGATTGGGTCGGCCTGAACCTGGATGATGGCGGCGCGCTCATGGCCTTTCGAATGCGTCGACCTGACGGCACAGCACTCTGGGCGGGGGCTACTCGGCGCTTCCCCGATGGCCGTACTCGGTCGCTTGCACCGGAGCAGGTCGAATGGCTCCCGCTTCGACGCTGGCGGTCGCCACGCACCGGCATCGAGTACCCGGTCGAGTGGAGCCTGCGTATCGGCGGTCGTCGTTACGACCTCCGCCCGCTGATGGACGACCAGGAGCTCGACAGTCGTCGCTCAACGAACACCCTGTATTGGGAGGGCGCGATTCATATTCTCGAGGCCGGACGCGAGATCGGGCGCGGCTATCTGGAAATGACCGGATATGGAGACAGGATTCAGGTGGGTTGA